Proteins encoded in a region of the Chloroflexota bacterium genome:
- the era gene encoding GTPase Era translates to MSDYSPELDGDELGLLPDTEDLPPDHRSGFVAVVGRPNVGKSTLINAWLGQKIAIVSPKAQTTRDRLMGILTRPDAQAMLLDTPGLHKPHHRLGEYMVDQAEQTLPDADVICFVLDISVEPTYGDKMIARNIRDKAPGTPVVLAMNKIDLLPAKRVEAHVAAYQRLFPSHSDWLAFSALQKAGLADLLEKTIDLLPLGPRYYPPDQVTNLQERFVVAELVREQVLHATHQEVPHSVAVVVQDFKRRSEEMTYISVTIYVERESQKRIVLGRKGQLIKQIGQAARPEIETMVGTRVYLDLWVKVWENWRKREDRLRWLGYATP, encoded by the coding sequence ATGAGCGACTATTCTCCTGAATTGGATGGCGACGAGCTTGGTCTGCTTCCTGATACAGAGGATCTGCCACCAGACCACCGGTCCGGTTTCGTCGCCGTGGTTGGGCGTCCCAACGTTGGCAAGTCAACCTTGATCAACGCCTGGCTTGGCCAGAAGATCGCCATTGTCAGTCCCAAGGCACAGACAACCCGCGACCGGCTCATGGGGATCCTTACCCGGCCCGATGCTCAAGCGATGTTGCTCGATACCCCTGGATTACACAAACCCCATCACAGGTTGGGTGAGTACATGGTCGATCAGGCCGAGCAGACTTTGCCTGATGCCGATGTCATATGTTTTGTGCTTGATATCAGCGTCGAGCCGACCTATGGTGACAAGATGATCGCCCGGAACATCCGGGATAAGGCGCCTGGGACCCCGGTGGTGCTCGCCATGAATAAAATCGATTTGCTGCCGGCGAAAAGGGTTGAAGCCCATGTGGCTGCCTATCAGCGTCTGTTCCCCTCGCACAGCGATTGGCTGGCATTTTCCGCCCTCCAGAAGGCGGGCCTCGCTGACCTGTTGGAAAAGACCATCGATCTTCTGCCGCTGGGACCTCGGTATTATCCACCCGATCAGGTGACCAATCTGCAGGAACGATTTGTGGTGGCTGAATTGGTGCGAGAGCAGGTGCTGCATGCCACTCATCAGGAGGTACCCCACAGCGTCGCAGTGGTCGTACAGGATTTCAAACGGCGGTCCGAGGAGATGACCTATATCAGCGTGACAATCTACGTTGAGCGAGAGTCGCAGAAACGAATCGTTCTCGGACGCAAGGGACAGTTGATCAAGCAGATCGGTCAGGCGGCCCGTCCTGAAATCGAAACGATGGTCGGGACCAGGGTCTACCTGGACCTGTGGGTGAAGGTTTGGGAGAACTGGCGCAAGCGGGAGGACCGCCTGCGCTGGCTCGGTTACGCGACGCCTTAG